Genomic DNA from Candidatus Stygibacter australis:
GGTTACAAAGGATTACTATTCACTGTTTTTCAATATGGATAACCTTTCTTATGTATTTGAGCGAGATGGCAGAAATGAAGAAACAGCCGACAGGCATACCCTGGCATTTGGTGAGAGTATATTTTCACCAAATTTCTACTTTGGATTAAAATATGATTGGAAGAATAAATATTTTAAAGATGGAAAGTGGGGAGTTAGTGGATTATGGCGTCCAGTTAATTATCTTTCTATGGCAGGAACTGCTTATGACCTGGAAAATGATGACAAAGATTATAGAATTGGTCTATCACTTCGTCCGTTAGGAAATAATGAAAAGCTGAGCCGTAAATTGACCTTGAGTGGGGACATGATCTACACCGAAGGTGATGATAGTGAATATGACTGGCAGAAACCAATATTCACAGTAAGTACTGAACCGGCTGCAGGTATCTTCTTAAGTGGATCTTATGATTTTGAATATGAAAGGATTGGTGCGAATATCTCAGTTGCATTACCTAATACCCGATTAGGTAATTTGATGTCCTTTAATGATGATGATAGTTATGCTACCGGGAAAATGTATGTGCATTTTACAGATTACAATCAGGAATCTTTATTTAATCCAGCCTCCAAAGATCGTTATTATATCTGGAAATTAAAGGGCGAAATAGTAGAAGAAAAGGCAAGCTTCAAGATAGGCCCCATCAATATCTCCAGTAAAGGTCAGATAACAATGTCTGAGATATTAAAGAAAATAGAAAAGCTCAAGAATGATGATCACATTAAAGGCATTTACTTCAAAAATCCTCAATATTCCTGTTCTTTTGCTGCCCGTCAGGAATTGCAGAAAGCACTTCTGGATTTCAAAAGCAGTGGCAAGAAAATTATATATTATGCTGATAATATCACAGGTTCTCAATATTGCCTGGCAGCAAGTGTGGCTGATGTAATATATCTAAATAAAAATGGCAGTGTAGATTTGAGGGGTGTGAGTATTTCCCTGCCCTATTACAAAGGACTGTTAGATACTATTGGAGTGGATATCACTAATTTCCAGAGTCATGAATATAAAACCGCATTCAATTCCTTTTCCTATGAGCACATGACTGATGCTGAAAGGGAAACTTATGATCTTCTTTTAGATGGAATATATACTGACATGATCGCTATGATAGAATCTGGCAGGAGTGATAAACTGAAAGTTCCTGTAAGAGAATTGATCGATAATGGTCCATATCTTAATGGAGAACGGGCATTTGACAATGGAATGATCGATTATCTGGTATATGAAGATGAAATTGATAAAATACTTGAGGATGAATTTGCAAT
This window encodes:
- a CDS encoding S49 family peptidase — protein: MKKITFFLLILMISGIMLAQEDHLRYLPIAETDDFWSPLLNPAALGFGNSNGFAYVGEDHEGEVTKDYYSLFFNMDNLSYVFERDGRNEETADRHTLAFGESIFSPNFYFGLKYDWKNKYFKDGKWGVSGLWRPVNYLSMAGTAYDLENDDKDYRIGLSLRPLGNNEKLSRKLTLSGDMIYTEGDDSEYDWQKPIFTVSTEPAAGIFLSGSYDFEYERIGANISVALPNTRLGNLMSFNDDDSYATGKMYVHFTDYNQESLFNPASKDRYYIWKLKGEIVEEKASFKIGPINISSKGQITMSEILKKIEKLKNDDHIKGIYFKNPQYSCSFAARQELQKALLDFKSSGKKIIYYADNITGSQYCLAASVADVIYLNKNGSVDLRGVSISLPYYKGLLDTIGVDITNFQSHEYKTAFNSFSYEHMTDAERETYDLLLDGIYTDMIAMIESGRSDKLKVPVRELIDNGPYLNGERAFDNGMIDYLVYEDEIDKILEDEFAIKKFSKKMPEESMQINWQKEKREKIAVIYAVGSIILGKGQPGKIIGSKTTSEAIRKAREDKSVKGIILRVDSGG